The genomic region AAAGCTAAAACTCaaactttcttcttcttcgtacTGTCCGCCTCCTCGCTTCTTAATCTTCCTTCTTCATATCACAAATCCTCCAAACTCTGCCTTCCTCTTCCTGCCCCTTCCCGTCTCCGTTTAACCGCCGTGTGTCCGCCACCGGTAACAACAATGTCACAGTCTCTCCATTTCTCACCGAACCTCACTTTCGCCAAACAACCTTTCCCTAAGCTCCCTCTCCCATTCCCAACCTCCAATTCCCGGTATCCAgtcaataattataaatcacTCTCAATCAAAGCGTCCACGTCGCCGTCATCATCATCAGATCCTCAAGTTTTAGTTGCGGATAACGGAACAGGGAACAGCGGCGTTttgtataataataacaacaaatcAGTTACAGTTTCTGATCCGAGCTCAATTGAAGTTGACGCCGTGACGGAGACGGAGTTAAAAGAGAATGGATTCAGGAGTACACGTAGGACAAAGCTAGTGTGTACGATAGGACCAGCGACTTGTGGATTTGAAGAGCTGGAAGCGTTAGCAGTAGGAGGAATGAATGTAGCGAGAATTAATATGTGTCATGGAACACGTGAGTGGCACAAGAGTGTAATTGAACGTGTTAGGAGATTGAATGAAGAGAAAGGTTTTGCTGTTGCTATTATGATGGATACTGAAGGTAGTGAAATTCATATGGGTGATTTAGGTGGTGCTTCTTCTGCTAAAGCTGAGGTAgttcttttaatcttttttttttctttttcaatttaagtGTTTTCTTGTTGTTATATTTTCGAATTATGATAGTTTATAAGAAACAATATAATGAGTTATgtgattaaaagaaaacaatatacTGACTTACTAATGATCATTTGTATAGTTGGTTGCTGTCAAAATGATGACAGATTTAACATTCATTTCATTAATGGAAAATTAGTTATTACACCATGTAATGACTCGTttcatcaattattttaatttgtaaatgtCTGTGGATTTGCAGGATGGTGAAATCTGGACTTTTAGTGTCAGAGCCTATGATTCTCCTCGCCCAGAGCGCACCATCAATGTTAACTATGACGGTTTTGCTGAGGGTAAATTGTTATTGTTTTACCATTGCTCTTTGCTtgatattactttatttttgttgttgcttAAGATGTTCATTGTGAAGTATTTTGTTTTAAGTAAGTTATTCATGCGACACAGATGTGAAAGTTGGGGATGAGCTACTTGTGGATGGTGGAATGGTTAGGTTTGAGGTGATTGAGAAAATTGGCCCAGATGTCAAGTGCCGATGTACTGATCCTGGACTGTTATTACCACGAGCTAATTTGACTTTCTGGAGGGATGGGAGTCTTGTTAGAGAACGTAATGCAATGCTTCCAACAATTTCCTCTAAGGTTTGTGCCTCCCCTTCCCTGCATTTTGTTTTGTATAAATTCATTATATAATGTTACCCAGATAGTAATAATTCAAGTCTTTTCAACAAAGTGGCATCATTTAACTGCAATTATCCTTTTCTGTTTAGATGCTGTGGATATAATTTGTTGAATTGAATCAATATGATTGGTAATTGTATGAGAGGATTAGGAGAATatgtaaattgtaatttaagTAGATCTTAGGGTTCGCTATGATTTTGATTAGAAAATATGTGCAATGCTCTTCAAGTAGCATTCATGGGTTTGCTTGAATTTACTTCAAGATAGGCTGGAATTTAGTTTCAAACTGGGCCCTGAGATACTTGCagcctaattaaaatttgtaaaatagaAGACCCCAACTATCAGGGATGGCCAATGGATTGCATACGGGTTGCATTTTGCCAAATCTAACTGCTAACAATATTATTACCCGCCATGTGTCAGGTTGTTTTTACATGtctctatatttctttttactcatctatatttttaatccttttttcttcaaatataTGATACTTTTCTCATTACATTCCACATTTATCAGTCTATTCATACTTATTTCACCTTTTATCTATAGTATATCAATACGGTATAAACTAAGAAAATTACTATACTGAATTTTTACTGATAAAAGTTCCTTAAATATACATCACATGTAAATCGATTGGGTTCTGTGTGGCCTCCCATTTACCTGCCCCATCCAGAACCCTCTTGGGTTTCTGATGTCAAAACCGTGCTTTCGCACATTTGATGAACAGGGCAGAATGGGAAAAATTGTCATCCTATGTCATATGAGTACAAGTGGATGAGTTTCTCTAGCTAGATGAACTTTATGTGGTGTGTGTGCACAGGCATTTGCATTATCTGAAACTCAGAATACTATTTGCATACACTTTCAATGGTGTTCATGCCACACCACTAATTTGCGATGCATTGCACTTTGCCATAATTGTTTGCTGGTGAATTTGGTAATGTTTTTCATCACGTCCTCAACCTATTCTTTCTTACATTTCCAGGATTGGTTAGATATTGACTTTGGTATCGCAGAGGGTGTTGATTTTATTGCAATATCTTTTGTCAAGTCTGCTGAAGTGATTAATCATCTTAAAAGCTACATTGCTGCAAGGTCTCGTGACAGGTAAGCACATTTAATCAgtatatgaaaaattatacactcttgtgtttgattctcaTCATCAGCAGAGCCTTGATTTGGATAAGAATTATCACATCTTAATTTGGTTATTATATAAGCACTTTACTATATCATGAATTTTTTTGTGGAGCCTTAGCTTTTCAGCATTTTTTGCTGTATTGCTTGTGTGCCTTTGCAATTGGAATTTCAAATCCATTGCTCTTTAGCATTGACAGCTAtcacttattaatttattaaccgAAAAAGTACATCTTTAGCATTGGTTACACTGacacatttttattttctgatacAGTGATATAGCTGTCATTGCTAAGATAGAGAGTATTGACTCATTGAAGAACTTAGAAGAGATCATTCGAGCATCAGATGGAGCTATGGTAGCAAGAGGAGATCTGGGTGCTCAGATACCATTGGAACAGGTTCCATCAGCCCAGCAAAACATTGTTCAGGTCTGCAGGCAGCTAAATAAGCCAGTCATTGTTGCTTCTCAGTTACTTGAATCAATGATTGAATACCCTACACCCACCAGAGCAGAAGTGGCTGATGTTTCTGAAGCTGTTAGGCAACGGGCTGATGCTTTGATGCTCTCTGGTGAGTCAGCCATGGGCCAGTACCCCGAGAAGGCATTGGCTGTTCTCAGAAGTGTCAGTGTGAGAATTGAGAAGTGGTGGAGAGAAGAGAAGCACCATGAAGCAATGGAACTCCCAGCAATTGGATCCACTTATTCCGACTCTATTTCAGAGGAGATTTGCAACTCTGCTGCCAAGATGGGTAAGCATTCTTTGGCTCAAGTCAAGATATAATTTGATCACAgtaaattatttatgattagaTCTCGCATTGAAGGTAGAGCTGTGCATCTTTTTAGAAAATCCCTTGAACTGGACCCTTATTGAATGTGGAACCATGCAAAAGCTTGGTTTGTctgtttgataatataaaatagaaaagcaaGCAAATAAACATATGTAAATTAGAAGGATAGTTCATGATCTGAACTAAACTGCCAAAAACAGTCTGATTCCTTTCAGTACATAGACAGTCTTAACGGCTCTGAAATACTTTGTGAAGCTCTCAGCATCCAAACTTGTACCATTACGGTTATAGGTCCAAGATTATAGCCATTGTACTGAGCATGTACTCCTACTAGAACATAATGCTCCatatctctttattttattgcataTTTAATCAAAAAGTGGTTAGTCTCTACCAGTCACCAAGTAGAGGAATTTCTGTTTCCTGCAATCTGGACTGCAAGACATGGGTCTCTTTTAAGTTGCACCTTCTATATTTTCGTTCGTTAACTAACGAAAGCACTAATATAATGTTTTAGCAGCAAAAGGACACAAATATAAATAGGATGTCCATTGGCTAGTGTAATGATTGTAGTAGTCCAAAGCCCATAGATTGTGTCCACGGGTGTGTGTTTATGTTCCTTAAATTTGATGGTGTTCATTATGaagtatattttcttttaattatgcAGCGAACAACTTGGGGGTGGATGCACTTTTTGTGTATACAAAAGATGGTCACATGGCATCTCTCTTGTCTCGTTGCCGGCCTGACTGCCCAATCTTTGCTTTTACAACTACCACATCTGTACGGAGACGCCTGAATTTACAGTGGGGCCTGATTCCCTTCCGCCTGAGCTTTGCTGATGATATGGAAAGCAACCTTAACAAAACCTTCTCTTTGCTCAAGGCTAGAGGAATGATCAAATCGGGTGATCTTGTTATAGCTGTTTCAGACATGTTACAGTCCATCCAAGTTATGAATGTTccttagaatttattttagatcGCTGACGCCATTTCAACCCTTCATCTAGACTGCCTTATCTATTATTTGCTATGTCCATCGTTACTAGTTCTGCAATTTGGTTACTGCTGGAAAGATTTGCTGGAAAGGAAACGGAGAGTAACTGTGAGTTCATCATGTTTTCACCTGGCTTTATGCTTGTTATTTCAAGGAGAGCCtcctatttttcaaaatggtTGGTTGGGATTATTCCATTTTTGGCAGGTAATCACAATTTTACCCAGTGACTTCACTTTGCTTAGGTTGAGAGTGATCTATTGGTTAATGTACCAAAGAAGATAGAGCTGTAATTACAAACAGTATGCGTGTACTAGTATGCTATTTACCAGCTTGAATTAATGGTTCAACAAATGCTTAGACTAAGCATGatcaacataaaaaaatgTCAGCAGATTCTTTTTAAGCTGCCATGTTGCTACATGGTACTTTGTTCTTCATTCTACGAAAACAATGAGTATGATAGAATTCGTGCAAAATATTAATGTTGAGTATGATAGAATTCGTGCAGAATACTAATGTTTTCATGATTAAGATGCGATTTATCTGTCGCTGCACTTATATCTATGTTAGGACTTGGCCTGCAATCCTATTATTGAACAGTGGTTTTTTCCCCTGGGAATGTCATATTGATTTGGGATCGGGCATTTCAGAAATTGTAACAGCTACTTATGACTTTACTTGGCAATTGTACAGGGCAAAAGTCGTTTGCTTTATTGAGAGTATGACCCTTTTCTAAATTGGACGGTACATTCTATGATTGTTGGTGCAGAAACATTGCTGAACTTCAGTTAATTGCTTTGCCTTTACTCCACCTGGTTTATTCCAAAACCTGATCCTCAAGCCCAGAACCCTGCGACTTACAAGGAGGGGATTCTTGGGTTTCTAGCAGGGCTGGTTTTGTCCATCGTAGTTAGCTTTCTATTGGTTGGAAGCTTGGCCTGTGACCATATGATAAGTAACAAAAGAAGTCTGCCTCTTCAGTTCAGTGGGCCTCATTAGAAAATAGTAGAAAAGGTAAAAGGGTATTGTGCTAGTTTTGGACTGGGAAGAATATCAAGATTATTGGCGAGAGAAGAAAAGATGAGTTCGTTGTCCATGCATTCAATTTGCACTAAGGTCTCCACTCGCTAGGTTAACCTTTTGACTAGAACTAGATCAGAGACAAAGTAAGGAGATCATTATGCAAGGCGTTCAAAACAATTATTGGGTAGGAAATTCCAATATTTCCAAGATTTGGTGGAGTAGAACCCAACTAAATACAAATACAGAGAGTATGAGTttctaagaaatttaaatctaaCATTATTACAATATTTCAAATGGTCTTTTCAAAAGTACcctaaaatcaataaaagaaatatgtcttttttcttaaaatattattttttaactttttttttcaaactcactgggtgatttttttttttgttttttagttgttttgcggttgtttttctaaaaataattaatttttttttaaaaaaccgaaattataatctaaaaaaagattaaaaaccTTATAGTTGACATTTtaacacaaaaaaaatataaaaaaataaaaggtgccgtaaatttaataaaaaagaggGTGTTAGATAATCTAATTTTCCgcttaaaatcaaatattttaatatttttttatctttaaaaatggtttataaaatatatagactttcagtttaaaatttttaatcaagATAGCAGCCACTTAATATGATAAGTCGATTTTTACACACAACAAGTCACGgggtattttaaatttttttaattgaaatgacTTGTACGCCCTTATAATATCTTGAAAATGTGAGTTTTAACTTTTGACtgtattaaatattatcaattgTGGTAttcattttatcaatttttgtaacacttgtttaaattttaacatggtttttttttttttttttaattatgagaaATATTATCTTCATTATAATTGTTATAATCTTTTATCtgttaaataatttcaaaaatttatttgagttgaaacttaaaaataaaatattacaagTTAAATATGTCCAATCAATAACTTTAATGagtttcaataaaattagttatcaaatggatttagtatatttaatatttaaaaataaaatactcagcttttaacatttttaattttcagtgCTACTAAAGGCCACCAAAACAATTATTCTAGCATCTTTAATTccacaaaaaatatttataataccTAATATTCTGACTTTATATCGTCAAATGAGTAGatttatgcataaaaatggggaacccataacttaattGTATAAAAAGAAACTTTGAAGCTCAACAAATGAAGGAGACATTAAGGCAtaagtgaaaagaaattgaaatccCAGCCCAGGTGAAAGAGAAGTTATTGATTTTGGTAATGTGGATTGAGAGTGGACAAGTTTCTCAGTTCATGGAAATGCTTTATCAGATTCACATGCAAACGTGAGAAAATGTGGATTGAGAGTGAAATTTTGtgatcttttcattttcttatcgGGTAGCAAAACGGTTCACAGTCATGAACTCTACGTTTCAATGGACAATTGGTCTGGtctctttaaattatttttgggtCAAAGTTAAATAATAGTATTTGAATGaccaaatatagaaattaataaaatttgaatgatctgaatatagaaaatgaatagTGTTTGAATAATCCGAATATACATAAGCCTCGTGCAGTACACCTTCGCTGTGATTCGACTGGGTCTAATtaactattattaaaaaaaatttatatcttatataaaaaaagttgtGTAAATAAAGAAgctcattatattttaaaaaaatacattaaaaaaatattttaatgttataaaatatggtagcttattaatataaaaattatttaaaaattctatctttaattatataatattttatttaaagcatatatattttaaatttataaataaattttataaattttaataaaattagattaagaAGCTGATTGTAAAATAAGTTAGACTTTTAGTCAAGGGCCAAATGTTAGTTTAGCCATCAAATCTTGGAATTTTCACCTTTTTATCCCAAAAAGTGTAATGCCACAGTATTCATTTTAACAATAGCGAAACAATACAAAAGCATCAGAGTTTCCAATCTCCACACACAGTAAAGGGTCCAAATTATCCTAATTCCATTCTATAATTCAATAGGCCCACTTTTCGATGCTCCATTGTCGATTGaatgaagaaaaagttaaataagGGGACATGAAAGACTGCACAACACACACACCCTCATCCTCTTCTCCCCTCAAATAATACAGTGTCCTATGTAACTTTATGCTTGGTACCACTGATTTCACTAGACATTCAATTCCgatgttgatttctttttttcaatcCGGTAGTGGTGGGGGgtgttttataatataataatgttGCTGTAATAGTTTATCtcttaatgattattttattttattgacaaaataaatcaatacaTTTACCCAATCAAAATTTGAGAATTTGTGAGTCCGATTCTTCAAATCATTTTACTTTCTAACCATTTTTGAAGGTATTCGAAAATTTCCGTTGATAGCTCGCATTTATTGACCGAATTATCATGAAtgtcataaaataaaatcttatatcATATAATTCACGACCTACTATATCtgtaatgaataattaaagaaaaaaaaaactaccgCTCATCTTTTGTATGATAAAACGAAATATAAATCCTACATAATGagttatatacatataaattacTATGTATGTGTATATGATAATGGatggattttcttttattcatcattcaagTATTACTCGATTTTAGTCTATAATATTAAACCCACTCTTTTCGTCCCTATATgacaaataatttcataagataaaatatcattgattCTGAATTCTGACTGTTAGATAATTTAGGCGTGTGCGATCTTTTCCCATTTTCACTTTAATTTACTTCACATCAATAActtaatctttttcttcttttataatgCATGATAGGAAAATATAAGGTAAGGTTTTGACATTTTGATTGCTCAAATCTATACAAGTTACAGCACAATAAATGGGTCCAACCGTATTATGAGACCCACAAGTGACCCGAAcatttcatcaatttggaCCCCTTCAACCCATACAATTTAAAAAGGCATCATGAAACAGTTGAACTTAGGccacttattattatttcttaatataaatacagTGACCTAAACCATAGGGATAAGAAAACAAATGGATAGAACAATATAAGATTGATGCTTCATTTGTTTTTGggtataagaaaaaaagaaaaaaaaaaaccctaaaacaaGAATCCAACCACAATAGGTACAGAAGAAGTGGGTTTTGGTGTTCAAGAGACAAAGACATGCCCATCgtttcatatttagctttccTTATCAAACACCTTTATGTCCTCATCAGTCATCATCTCCactataaatacataaattagaaaaagaaaaactgaaatgaaaaaaaaaaaaaaaaaaatcgagACACTAACGTTATTGTGATTGATACAAACAAATAGGTATTATCTTTgttaaacaagaaaaagtCCACAATGCAGCAGCTGCTTACCATGGACGATAAGTCTAAGGCCTAAATTTGGATTTTGCATTGAAGTCTGCGTCATGTGAGTAATGGACATCATAGTACGAATCAAATGAATATGCTTCCAATTGGGTTAATTCCTATAAAGTTACTCAAATAAGATCATAATTATAAGCTGTGTATCTACGATGGAAATCAATTAGTTCTTGAATCTTATATCCATTAACTAAAAAGTTATTCGTCtatttatttctcatttcATCATTggtctttttctaaaaaatagacAAACCATAAATGACATTTGAATATCTTTTGAGATCTCAAATAAAcccatcaaaatcaaaatgggTTACTCTCCATTTACTGAAAAAAAGCACAGCACAGAGTTTCCACTATAGTGTTAGGATTTCATATTGATTGGAATTATATAAGATGCACCATAAGTCCCAAACGATACCCGATACGCAAACCAAACCCATTtgatttaggaaaaaaaaagaaaagaaaagaagaaagtagaaggatttgatattttattagaataacGATTGCAAGATTGGTTAAATATAGTGTAAGTGGAATTTTATTCACTCAACCTCAACTGCTTACGTTACTATTAATTTAAACCTGCAAagaaacaacaacaataattagacattttttaaatgaaaaaaaaaagattaaaaagattatCTTGGAGAGTTTATCAATGTGCTAAAGAATATAGGCATTCACTAGGCAAAGTAAAGCATATTTCTATAAGGAAAATCCTACacaatgtatatatatatacatatatgtatgttGAATGTCGGATATCATAGAAAGGCACTCGGTTactatgatttttttttaaggtttatttctaaaatttaaggGTTTGGTAGGCCAACGAATGGGGTCAATTTGGAAGGAGTTAAGGCAGTGACAATGTTTGTGACGTTTGCCCATTTTTTTTGTTGGGGTATAGTGGTACgatcttgtttttgaaattcctttagttattaattataggGTAGCATCCTAAAGTTAATTAGAGGATGCTCACCTAAGTTTTGGCCCTTTCTGCCCTTTGATATGTTTATATTCACAAAGCCTCATCCTTTTTTGCATTTATGGTCAATACATAAAATAGGCTAGATTTAAGGTTAAgtctttttaaaaaacaatTGCTTTTCTCTCttaatgcataaaaataaaagcaaattaAAACTAGGTAAAATTAGAGCAATTcctgaaaattatttatagacATTTGAAATACACGTATGACCTTaatttcctctctttttcttttttctatttatttttctcaattggtaattaaaacatatataaatgatgCATCTTTATGCAACTAGGTTTGTATGGTTAGTCACCCACTTCTTAAAATGAGGAATGTAGGTGGAGAGACTGACTTCTTATATCATGAgctttattattgttttggtaaataaaaaaaaaaaagaaagataaaaagaaagactACTTCATAGCATATATGTTCAGACCCATcgaatttttgttaataaattgataGCAGTTTTCATGAAATCTTCTATATAATGTAAATGAGAttcaaaattttgaatgtCGAATATAATTGTGATTGATCTAAAttgtatatagatatataatgatattttagaggtttaataatatatttttatatataatatggtataAAGATGTGTTTTATCTCActttagttttcttatttaaattcagaaaataatcGCCAAGAAGAGAATTTGAGCTAAAAACGCATTAATGGGCGTTAATTGGACTGCGGCTATTAAAGGCTCGAGAATAAGACACACGTAGGCTATTAATAGTGTGAGCCTAAGCTTAATTCATTAAGGCCCAATAAGGGGggtttaaataattattatgtaattagtggataattatcttttgagTTGTTTAGTTTATTTAAGACAGTAGGGGATAAACTATAAGAGTTGTGtgttgagaaaagaactctaATAAGAAAATCTCTACAAGGAGTAGAAGTTAATTAAAACAGGGAGTTCTTCGGCTACTAAGTATCTCTCCAGAGAAGGTTTCTAATATTCTTTGCAGAAATTTTTTGAGTTCATCATCTTTTACATCTAGCTAGCTTATGTTGCATTATTCTTTGAAGAATTAGAGAAGCTTTTCGAAGACGTGGAGAAAGATgaccaatcttcttcatttcttgAAGAGCCTTTGAACTTTGACGGAGTTTgagttttctattttatgaatcttaaatatttctatttaattacaatgatcgTTAGATTAAGTATGTTAGGCTAAGTcccataagtgtttagtt from Ricinus communis isolate WT05 ecotype wild-type chromosome 9, ASM1957865v1, whole genome shotgun sequence harbors:
- the LOC8280200 gene encoding pyruvate kinase isozyme A, chloroplastic-like; translation: MSQSLHFSPNLTFAKQPFPKLPLPFPTSNSRYPVNNYKSLSIKASTSPSSSSDPQVLVADNGTGNSGVLYNNNNKSVTVSDPSSIEVDAVTETELKENGFRSTRRTKLVCTIGPATCGFEELEALAVGGMNVARINMCHGTREWHKSVIERVRRLNEEKGFAVAIMMDTEGSEIHMGDLGGASSAKAEDGEIWTFSVRAYDSPRPERTINVNYDGFAEDVKVGDELLVDGGMVRFEVIEKIGPDVKCRCTDPGLLLPRANLTFWRDGSLVRERNAMLPTISSKDWLDIDFGIAEGVDFIAISFVKSAEVINHLKSYIAARSRDSDIAVIAKIESIDSLKNLEEIIRASDGAMVARGDLGAQIPLEQVPSAQQNIVQVCRQLNKPVIVASQLLESMIEYPTPTRAEVADVSEAVRQRADALMLSGESAMGQYPEKALAVLRSVSVRIEKWWREEKHHEAMELPAIGSTYSDSISEEICNSAAKMANNLGVDALFVYTKDGHMASLLSRCRPDCPIFAFTTTTSVRRRLNLQWGLIPFRLSFADDMESNLNKTFSLLKARGMIKSGDLVIAVSDMLQSIQVMNVP